Proteins from a single region of Ziziphus jujuba cultivar Dongzao chromosome 1, ASM3175591v1:
- the LOC107411710 gene encoding pentatricopeptide repeat-containing protein At5g46100 has product MGTKAMFKWSKQITPAQVERLIRAEKDVQKATLIFDSATAEYSNGYRHDHSTFALMISRLVSANQFRSAEALLNRMKEEKCNITEDIFLSICRSYGRVHRPLDAIRVFQKMEDFLIKPTQKCYITIFAILVEENQLKLAFRFYRYMKKMGIPLCVASLNILIKGLCKNSGTMGAALRVFREMASFGFTPDSYTYGTLINGFSKLGKIVEAKELFKEMEMKGCSPSVVTYTNLIHGLCQSNNLDEAMALFEEMKSKGVSPNVFSYSSLMDGFCKGGRSSQAMELLRMMVSECHLPNMVTFSTLIYGLCKEGKLQEALEILDRMKLQGLKPDAGLYGKIITGFCDIFKFQEAANLIDEMVLGGISPNRVTWSLHTRIHSRVAQGLCTIGNVNRAFQLYLSMRTRGITIDAFTFDSLVKCFCKKGDLHKAARIVDEMLHDGCVPDEETWSSVVSGFWDRRKVREAAELLQAGLMNDFVEA; this is encoded by the coding sequence ATGGGAACTAAAGCTATGTTTAAATGGTCAAAACAAATCACACCTGCCCAAGTGGAGCGGCTGATACGAGCAGAAAAGGACGTACAAAAAGCTACTCTCATATTTGATTCAGCGACAGCCGAATATTCCAATGGTTACCGGCATGATCACAGCACATTTGCTCTCATGATCTCTAGATTAGTCTCTGCAAACCAGTTCAGATCAGCAGAGGCTCTCCTCAATAGAATGAAAGAGGAGAAGTGTAACATTACAGAGGACATTTTTCTATCTATTTGCAGATCCTATGGGCGTGTCCATAGGCCACTTGATGCCATCAGGGTTTTCCAGAAGATGGAAGACTTCCTGATAAAACCAACCCAAAAATGCTACATTACTATATTTGCCATACTTGTTGAAGAAAACCAGTTAAAGTTGGCTTTCAGGTTTTACAGATACatgaaaaaaatgggtattcCACTTTGTGTTGCTTCCCTTAATATTTTGATTAAGGGCCTTTGCAAGAACAGTGGAACTATGGGTGCAGCTCTTCGGGTGTTCCGAGAGATGGCCAGTTTTGGCTTTACACCTGATTCATATACTTATGGTACTTTGATTAATGGCTTTTCCAAACTGGGAAAGATTGTTGAAGCAAAGGAACTAttcaaggagatggagatgaaaGGTTGTTCTCCCTCTGTTGTTACATATACTAACTTGATACATGGTTTGTGCCAGTCTAACAATCTGGATGAAGCTATGGCATTATTCGAAGAGATGAAAAGCAAAGGTGTAAGCCCAAATGTGTTTAGTTATAGTTCTCTTATGGATGGTTTTTGCAAGGGTGGGCGTTCTTCACAAGCAATGGAACTATTGCGCATGATGGTTAGTGAATGCCATTTGCCCAACATGGTCACTTTTAGTACTCTAATTTATGGACTTTGTAAAGAAGGAAAACTTCAGGAGGCTTTGGAAATTCTTGACAGGATGAAGCTTCAGGGATTGAAACCAGATGCAGGCTTGTATGGAAAAATCATAACTGGATTCTGTGATATTTTTAAGTTCCAGGAAGCTGCAAACCTTATTGATGAGATGGTACTTGGGGGGATCTCACCAAATCGAGTTACTTGGAGCCTTCATACTAGGATTCATAGTAGAGTGGCACAAGGTCTTTGTACCATTGGCAATGTAAATCGAGCTTTTCAGTTGTATCTTAGCATGCGGACCAGGGGTATCACGATTGATGCCTTCACGTTTGACTCTTTAGTCAAATGTTTTTGTAAGAAGGGAGACCTGCATAAAGCTGCTCGAATTGTTGATGAGATGTTGCATGATGGATGTGTTCCAGATGAGGAAACATGGAGTTCTGTTGTAAGTGGGTTTTGGGATCGAAGGAAGGTGAGGGAGGCTGCTGAGTTGTTGCAGGCTGGGCTGATGAATGATTTTGTTGAAGCCTAA
- the LOC107411781 gene encoding protein DMP4, whose translation MEIKVDAEEYPNHNDEQKLPLLKDIPTPIADGKTLVQKAISQTFQSTAHLANLLPTGTVLAFQLLSPIFTNQGNCDPVSRSMTAGLVALCGMSCLLLSFTDSFRDKNGNVCYGFATFRGLWVIDGSAILPTDEAAKYRLQFIDFMHAFMSILVFAAVALFDQNVVRCFYPTPSEETQEVLTSLPVGIGVFCSMLFMVFPTKRHGIGFPLSVN comes from the coding sequence ATGGAAATCAAGGTGGATGCTGAGGAATACCCAAATCACAACGATGAACAAAAGCTCCCCCTCCTGAAAGATATACCCACACCAATTGCAGATGGGAAAACCCTCGTGCAGAAAGCCATAAGCCAGACATTTCAAAGCACAGCCCATTTAGCCAACCTTTTACCTACAGGAACAGTTCTTGCTTTTCAACTTCTATCACCTATATTCACAAACCAAGGTAATTGTGACCCTGTCAGCCGGTCCATGACTGCAGGGCTTGTAGCTCTCTGCGGGATGTCGTGTCTTCTCCTGAGTTTTACTGATAGCTTTAGGGACAAGAATGGAAATGTTTGTTATGGGTTTGCCACATTTAGAGGCCTGTGGGTTATCGATGGTTCAGCTATCCTTCCAACTGATGAAGCTGCAAAATACCGTTTGCAATTTATAGATTTCATGCATGCCTTCATGTCAATACTTGTGTTTGCAGCCGTTGCATTATTTGATCAAAATGTGGTGAGATGCTTCTATCCAACACCATCAGAGGAGACTCAGGAAGTGCTCACATCATTGCCAGTTGGTATTGGTGTCTTTTGCAGCATGTTGTTCATGGTTTTTCCTACAAAGCGCCATGGAATAGGCTTCCCACTCTCTGTAAATTAA
- the LOC125420544 gene encoding UDP-glycosyltransferase 43 — protein MTANHSHHHNEKLQLVFISYPGIGNLVPTVEFAQHLLNHHPQFSVTILLINKHRRPIVDTYSQSISATSTNIRFIHLPTVHPPSHDQFQSSFGYVCLLIHNHKPQVKSAIADLIGTESPSDSPARVAAVFVDMFCTSMIDVANELGVPCYLFFQSPASFLGFMIDLPDLDPKLVTGFSDSDTELSIRSFRNPMRQRMLPNAVLKGQDGYSWHVYHGKRYMETKGIVVNTFRELESYAINSLSLGGVPKVYPIGPIIDLNGPSQWHPDRAHYETAVKWLDSQPNSSVVFLCFGSMGSLSGPQVREIALGLERAGFRFLWSLREPPKTQLDLPTDYVDLNEAALPLPDGFLERTAGMGLVCGWVPQVTILAHQAIGGFVSHCGWNSILESLWYGVPIATWPIYAEQQLNALEMVKELGLAVELRLDYREGRDDLIPAEELERGIKGLMKDDARVREKVKEMREKSRMTLMENGSSLQYLGALVKDLMSNI, from the coding sequence ATGACTGCAAATCATTCTCATCATCATAATGAGAAGCTACAATTGGTCTTCATCTCCTACCCTGGAATCGGAAACTTGGTCCCAACAGTTGAGTTCGCTCAACACCTACTTAACCATCACCCGCAATTCTCTGTCACCATTCTTCTCATAAACAAGCACCGTAGGCCCATCGTCGACACTTACTCCCAATCAATCTCTGCCACCTCAACAAACATCCGATTCATCCACCTCCCCACTGTACACCCTCCCTCACACGATCAGTTCCAATCTTCCTTTGGCTACGTGTGTCTTCTCATCCACAACCACAAGCCCCAAGTTAAGAGCGCAATCGCCGACCTCATTGGAACTGAGTCGCCCTCCGATTCACCGGCCCGAGTCGCCGCCGTATTCGTCGACATGTTCTGCACCTCCATGATCGATGTTGCCAACGAGTTGGGTGTTCCTTGCTACCTTTTCTTCCAGTCTCCGGCGTCTTTCTTAGGCTTCATGATTGACCTTCCGGATCTTGATCCCAAACTCGTCACTGGGTTTTCGGACTCCGACACCGAGTTGAGCATTCGGAGTTTTCGAAATCCGATGCGTCAACGTATGTTGCCAAACGCGGTGTTAAAGGGACAGGATGGGTACTCTTGGCATGTATACCATGGGAAAAGGTACATGGAAACCAAGGGTATTGTTGTAAATACATTCCGAGAGCTGGAATCCTATGCGATAAATTCCCTCTCTTTGGGTGGTGTACCAAAAGTTTACCCAATTGGGCCGATTATTGACCTTAACGGGCCATCTCAGTGGCATCCTGATCGAGCCCATTACGAAACTGCAGTGAAGTGGCTTGACAGCCAACCGAATTCATCTGTTGTATTCTTGTGCTTTGGTAGCATGGGAAGTCTTAGTGGGCCACAGGTGAGGGAGATAGCACTTGGGCTTGAACGGGCTGGGTTCCGATTCCTGTGGTCGTTGCGCGAGCCACCCAAAACACAACTGGATCTTCCAACGGACTACGTGGATTTGAACGAAGCTGCACTACCACTACCAGATGGGTTCCTAGAACGAACGGCTGGGATGGGTTTGGTGTGTGGATGGGTTCCACAAGTGACGATCCTGGCCCACCAAGCGATCGGAGGATTCGTGTCACACTGCGGTTGGAACTCGATTTTGGAGAGCTTATGGTACGGTGTACCAATTGCCACGTGGCCTATCTACGCAGAGCAACAATTGAATGCTTTAGAAATGGTAAAGGAATTGGGATTGGCAGTGGAGCTGAGATTGGATTATAGAGAGGGAAGAGATGATCTGATACCAGCGGAGGAGTTGGAGAGAGGAATCAAAGGGTTGATGAAGGATGATGCAAGAGTGAGAGAAAAGGTAAAAGAAATGAGAGAGAAAAGCAGGATGACACTGATGGAAAATGGATCTTCGCTTCAGTACTTGGGAGCATTGGTTAAGGATTTAATgtctaatatttaa
- the LOC107411696 gene encoding UDP-glycosyltransferase 43 yields MTTNHSHHHTDQLQLVFLSTPAIGNLVPTVEFARHLLNHHPQFSATILLINEDHRPIVNIYSQSISATAPNIRFIHLPPVYPPSPDQFYSSLGYVSLLINNHKPQVKNAIANLIGTHSSPKSPSRVAALFVDMFCTPMIDVANELGVPCYLFFQSPASFFGFMIDLPDLDPKLVTGFSDSDTEFSIRSFRNPVPKNLLPNTVLKGKDGYSWYVHHGRRYMEAKGIVVNTFRELESYAIDSLSSGGVPKVYPIGPVIDLNGPSLWHPDRAHYETVAKWLDGQPKSSVVFLCFGSMGSLSGKQVREIAVGLERAGFRFLWSLREPPKTQLDLPSDYVDVSEAALPNGFLERTAGMGLVCGWVPQVTILAHQAIGGFVSHCGWNSILESLWYGVPIATWPIYAEQQLNAFEMVKELGLAVELRLDYREGRHNLIPAEEVERGIKRLMKDDERVREKVKEMREKSRMTLMDNGSSSVSLGALVKDLMSDN; encoded by the coding sequence ATGACCACAAATCATTCCCATCATCATACTGATCAGCTACAACTGGTCTTTCTCTCCACCCCTGCAATCGGAAACTTGGTCCCAACAGTTGAGTTCGCTCGTCACCTGCTTAACCATCACCCTCAATTCTCTGCCACCATTCTTCTCATAAACGAGGACCATAGGCCCATCGTCAACATTTATTCCCAATCAATCTCTGCCACCGCTCCAAATATCCGATTCATCCACCTCCCCCCTGTATACCCTCCCTCACCCGATCAATTCTACTCTTCCTTAGGCTACGTGTCTCTTCTCATCAACAACCACAAGCCCCAAGTCAAGAACGCAATCGCCAACCTCATCGGAACTCACTCCTCCCCCAAGTCACCCTCCCGAGTCGCCGCCTTGTTCGTCGACATGTTCTGCACCCCCATGATCGATGTCGCCAACGAGTTGGGTGTTCCTTGCTACCTTTTCTTCCAGTCTCCGGCGTCTTTCTTCGGCTTCATGATTGACCTTCCGGATCTCGATCCCAAACTCGTCACTGGGTTTTCGGACTCCGACACCGAGTTCAGCATTCGGAGTTTTCGAAATCCGGTGCCTAAAAATTTGTTGCCAAACACGGTGTTAAAGGGAAAGGATGGGTACTCTTGGTATGTACACCATGGCAGACGGTACATGGAAGCCAAGGGTATTGTTGTAAATACGTTCCGAGAGCTGGAATCCTATGCGATAGATTCCCTATCTTCGGGTGGTGTACCAAAAGTTTACCCAATTGGTCCGGTTATTGACCTTAATGGGCCATCTCTATGGCATCCGGATCGAGCCCATTACGAAACTGTGGCTAAGTGGCTCGACGGTCAACCGAAATCGTCTGTTGTGTTCTTGTGCTTTGGCAGCATGGGAAGTCTTAGTGGGAAACAAGTAAGGGAGATAGCGGTTGGGCTTGAACGGGCCGGGTTCCGATTCTTGTGGTCGTTGCGCGAGCCACCCAAAACACAACTGGATCTCCCGAGCGATTACGTGGATGTGAGCGAAGCTGCACTACCAAATGGGTTCCTAGAACGAACGGCTGGGATGGGTTTGGTGTGTGGATGGGTCCCACAGGTGACAATCCTGGCCCACCAGGCGATCGGAGGGTTCGTGTCGCACTGCGGTTGGAACTCTATATTGGAAAGTTTATGGTACGGTGTGCCAATTGCCACGTGGCCAATCTATGCAGAGCAACAGTTGAATGCTTTTGAAATGGTCAAGGAATTGGGATTGGCAGTGGAGCTTCGATTGGATTACAGAGAGGGGCGACATAATTTGATACCAGCGGAGGAGGTGGAGAGAGGAATCAAGCGGCTGATGAAGGATGATGAAAGAGTGagagaaaaagtaaaagaaatgaGAGAGAAAAGCAGAATGACTCTGATGGACAACGGATCTTCGTCTGTGTCTTTGGGAGCATTGGTTAAGGATTTAATGTCTGATAATTAA